Proteins found in one Cetobacterium ceti genomic segment:
- a CDS encoding KdsC family phosphatase: MIKLIVLDVDGTLTDGKLYIDNLGNEMKAFNVKDGLAISQSIKYGVNVAIITGKTSKIVEKRCAELGIKEIRQGIKNKVLELKEIIDKYSLTFDEVAYMGDDLLDLKVMKLCRLSGAPKDSVEEVLNIADFISTKNGGDGAVREFIEMILKSQGIWDKVLSNFESTAQ; the protein is encoded by the coding sequence ATGATAAAATTAATTGTATTAGATGTAGATGGAACTTTAACTGATGGAAAACTTTATATTGATAATTTAGGAAATGAGATGAAAGCTTTTAATGTTAAAGATGGACTTGCCATTTCTCAATCTATAAAATATGGTGTTAATGTAGCTATAATAACTGGCAAAACATCTAAAATTGTTGAAAAAAGATGTGCTGAATTAGGAATAAAAGAGATTAGACAAGGAATTAAAAATAAAGTTTTAGAACTAAAAGAAATTATAGATAAATATTCTTTAACCTTTGATGAGGTTGCATATATGGGTGATGATTTATTAGACTTAAAAGTTATGAAACTTTGTAGACTATCAGGTGCACCTAAAGATTCAGTAGAAGAAGTTTTAAATATAGCTGATTTTATCTCTACTAAAAATGGTGGAGATGGAGCAGTTAGAGAATTCATAGAAATGATTTTAAAATCTCAAGGAATTTGGGACAAAGTTCTTTCAAATTTTGAATCTACAGCTCAATAA
- the rpsT gene encoding 30S ribosomal protein S20: MANSKSAKKRITIAERNRERNQAVKSRVKTMVKKVLVAIEAKEVEAANAALTVAYKELDKAVSKGILKKNTVSRKKSRLAAKVNAL, translated from the coding sequence TTGGCAAATTCAAAATCAGCTAAAAAGAGAATAACAATCGCAGAGAGAAACAGAGAGAGAAATCAAGCAGTAAAATCTAGAGTTAAAACTATGGTAAAAAAGGTTCTAGTTGCTATTGAAGCTAAAGAAGTAGAAGCAGCTAACGCAGCTTTAACTGTAGCTTACAAAGAATTAGATAAAGCAGTATCTAAAGGAATCTTAAAGAAAAACACAGTTTCTAGAAAAAAATCTAGATTAGCAGCTAAAGTAAACGCTCTTTAA
- a CDS encoding ATP-dependent DNA helicase, with protein MKGKEMRIEEKLTLEVRTLMKKEIEASGGNEVFFRGLPNEEGIVDEVKVLARGNKYSVPAILKAMKKEEVIIHNHPSGYLFPSDADIEIASIYSNKMSGGSYIVNNKVDDIYIIVELYQEKNISIDIGPYFEKKGVLSRVFPEFEYRKEQLHMAKHIENGLNIEKKVIVEAGTGTGKTLAYLIPSIEWSLKNKKRVVITTNTINLQEQLLNKDIPIAKKVIDGDFKYTLVKGRGNYLCNRKLHNMAVGEVVDFSEMSLIQKNQFKEIISWGGYTDTGDKAELTFEVDGNVWEHFQSESDMCMGNKCPFKEECFFLKARDEKKRADILITNHHMYFSDLAIRKEIGFDSEYSILPEYGLAVFDEAHNIEKVARDYFSYEVSKYGFTKVMNQIYATDGKKRKKGSGSLDILINYLKGIGNYYDKENIEKELENDIKLKHKNLFKSGQDFFNGLIEIFSKGQMGSLSLRLRKETNFTEKFEILKDNFIVEFISYLKGVYKILKNIKEVEDKEGYITEFTRYIERLNTFLENFKFINDLGDEKYIYWVEVNGRKNNSKLVATPLKIDDELSKHLYENLKEIVFTSATIAIGDSFKYFKESIGLKEETLDKVIHSPFDYDHQMKVYLPKDIPDPSDRSFADGIKGFLVDILEKSKGKTFLLFTSYSALNYMYYMVRDELEEKGMELFVQGMAPRTQLVNMYKCGKNPVLFGTDSFWEGVDIKGEQLSSVIIIKLPFKVPSDPVTEAIIENYSKQNKNAFIEYQIPESVIKFKQGIGRLIRSKSDRGIVTILDTRVINKKYGKYFIDAIPTKNIKVLNRKEIIEDISIELED; from the coding sequence ATGAAAGGGAAAGAGATGAGAATAGAAGAAAAATTAACTTTAGAAGTTAGAACTCTTATGAAAAAAGAGATTGAAGCCTCTGGAGGAAATGAGGTCTTCTTTAGGGGGCTTCCCAATGAAGAAGGAATAGTTGATGAGGTGAAGGTTTTAGCTAGGGGAAATAAATATTCAGTACCAGCTATACTAAAAGCTATGAAAAAAGAAGAGGTTATAATTCATAATCATCCTTCTGGTTATCTTTTCCCATCTGACGCAGATATAGAGATAGCTTCAATATATTCTAATAAAATGTCTGGCGGTTCATATATAGTAAATAATAAAGTTGATGATATATATATAATAGTAGAACTGTATCAAGAAAAAAATATATCAATAGATATTGGACCTTATTTTGAAAAAAAAGGGGTTTTATCTAGAGTATTTCCAGAATTTGAATACAGAAAAGAACAGCTTCATATGGCAAAACATATTGAAAATGGACTAAATATTGAGAAGAAAGTTATAGTTGAAGCGGGAACAGGAACAGGAAAAACCTTAGCTTATTTAATACCAAGTATTGAATGGAGTTTAAAAAATAAAAAGAGAGTTGTAATAACAACAAATACAATTAATTTACAAGAACAATTGCTAAATAAGGATATTCCAATTGCTAAAAAGGTTATAGATGGAGATTTCAAATATACTTTAGTTAAGGGAAGAGGAAATTATCTATGTAATAGAAAACTACACAATATGGCTGTGGGAGAAGTTGTTGATTTTTCAGAGATGTCTTTAATTCAAAAAAACCAGTTTAAAGAAATTATAAGTTGGGGAGGATATACAGACACAGGAGATAAAGCAGAACTTACTTTTGAAGTAGATGGAAACGTGTGGGAGCACTTTCAAAGTGAAAGTGATATGTGCATGGGAAATAAATGTCCCTTTAAAGAGGAGTGTTTCTTTTTAAAAGCTAGGGATGAGAAAAAAAGAGCAGATATTTTAATAACTAATCATCATATGTATTTTTCAGATTTAGCCATAAGAAAAGAAATTGGTTTTGATAGTGAATACTCTATTTTACCTGAATATGGATTAGCTGTTTTTGATGAGGCACACAATATTGAGAAAGTTGCTAGGGATTATTTTTCCTATGAGGTTTCAAAATATGGATTTACAAAGGTGATGAATCAAATTTACGCTACTGATGGGAAAAAAAGAAAAAAGGGTAGTGGAAGTTTAGATATTTTAATAAATTATCTAAAGGGAATTGGAAATTATTATGATAAAGAAAATATTGAAAAAGAATTAGAAAATGATATAAAATTAAAACATAAAAATCTTTTTAAAAGTGGTCAAGACTTCTTTAATGGCTTAATAGAAATTTTTTCTAAAGGTCAAATGGGAAGTTTATCATTAAGACTTAGAAAAGAAACTAATTTTACTGAAAAATTTGAGATTTTAAAGGATAATTTTATTGTAGAATTCATTTCTTATTTAAAGGGTGTTTATAAAATTTTAAAAAATATTAAAGAAGTGGAGGATAAAGAGGGATATATTACAGAATTTACAAGATATATTGAAAGATTAAATACATTTCTTGAAAATTTTAAATTTATAAATGATTTAGGTGATGAAAAATATATTTACTGGGTTGAGGTCAATGGAAGAAAAAATAATAGTAAATTGGTGGCAACTCCTTTAAAAATAGATGATGAACTTAGTAAACACCTATATGAAAATCTAAAGGAAATAGTTTTTACATCTGCAACAATTGCTATTGGAGATAGTTTTAAATATTTTAAAGAGAGTATAGGTTTAAAGGAAGAAACTTTAGATAAAGTAATACACTCTCCCTTTGATTATGATCACCAAATGAAAGTTTATTTACCAAAGGATATCCCAGATCCAAGTGATAGATCTTTTGCCGATGGAATTAAAGGATTTTTAGTTGATATATTAGAAAAATCTAAAGGGAAAACATTTTTATTATTTACATCTTATTCAGCTTTAAATTATATGTATTATATGGTAAGGGATGAATTAGAAGAGAAAGGAATGGAACTTTTCGTTCAAGGAATGGCTCCTAGAACTCAATTGGTAAATATGTATAAATGTGGAAAAAATCCTGTTTTATTTGGAACAGATTCATTTTGGGAAGGGGTAGATATAAAGGGGGAACAGTTAAGTTCTGTTATAATTATTAAATTACCATTTAAAGTCCCAAGTGATCCTGTAACAGAAGCGATTATAGAAAATTATAGTAAACAAAATAAAAATGCTTTTATAGAATATCAAATACCTGAATCTGTTATTAAATTTAAACAAGGGATAGGACGTTTAATAAGAAGTAAAAGTGATAGGGGAATAGTTACTATATTAGATACAAGAGTTATAAATAAAAAATATGGAAAATATTTTATTGATGCTATTCCTACAAAAAATATAAAGGTCTTAAATAGAAAGGAAATTATAGAAGATATTTCTATTGAATTGGAGGATTAA